One genomic window of Paenisporosarcina antarctica includes the following:
- a CDS encoding glycosyltransferase family 2 protein, whose amino-acid sequence MPIITVFTPTYNRAHTLHKCYESLKRQTNKNFIWLIIDDGSIDETQNIVDRWTNECIDFEIKYIYKINGGMHTAHNLAYEHANTELTMCVDSDDYLADNAVEIILEHWHKFGGNCYAGMVGLDAFINGNIVGKSFPPNLKEEKFRNIHRSFSGDKKFIYRTEVFKSYPPYPVFVEEKLTPLSWKYFLIDNKKDLLIINKVLCYVEYLDDGSSNNIIDSYKKNPRGFLELRKVSMIMESPFHRKFISASQYVMGSIMIRNNAFIKESPKKVMTILAIPIGVIMYLNLMSTKRKRLNSSLK is encoded by the coding sequence ATGCCAATTATTACCGTTTTTACGCCAACATATAACAGAGCACATACTTTACATAAATGTTATGAAAGTTTAAAAAGACAAACAAATAAAAATTTTATTTGGCTAATCATTGATGATGGATCAATAGATGAAACACAAAATATTGTGGACAGATGGACTAATGAATGTATTGATTTTGAAATAAAATATATTTATAAAATAAATGGCGGCATGCATACTGCACATAATTTGGCGTATGAACATGCAAATACAGAGTTAACAATGTGTGTAGATTCTGATGATTATTTGGCAGATAACGCAGTAGAAATTATTTTAGAACACTGGCATAAATTCGGGGGAAATTGTTACGCTGGTATGGTTGGACTTGATGCTTTTATAAATGGAAACATTGTAGGGAAATCATTCCCTCCGAATTTAAAAGAAGAAAAGTTTAGAAATATACATCGGAGTTTCTCTGGTGACAAGAAATTTATATATAGAACAGAGGTTTTTAAGAGTTATCCACCGTATCCTGTATTTGTAGAAGAAAAACTTACACCCCTTTCTTGGAAATATTTTTTAATAGATAATAAGAAAGATTTATTAATAATTAATAAAGTATTATGTTATGTAGAATATTTGGATGACGGTTCTTCAAATAACATTATTGATTCATATAAAAAAAACCCGAGAGGCTTTTTGGAGTTAAGAAAAGTTTCCATGATTATGGAGTCTCCATTTCACCGCAAATTTATTTCAGCATCACAATATGTAATGGGAAGTATTATGATTAGAAATAATGCTTTTATAAAAGAGTCTCCTAAGAAGGTAATGACAATTTTAGCAATTCCAATAGGGGTTATTATGTATCTAAACTTAATGAGCACTAAAAGGAAAAGACTGAACTCCTCATTGAAATGA
- a CDS encoding acyltransferase: MIRGRDKFEKFKPVIGMLVYFCNFLPCSIHQKLFEVFRMMKGNKGLLIRYIFLKTITKECGDNVSIHPNVYLYKLKNLSIGSNVSIHPMCYIDSTGRIDIGNDVSIAHGVTIMSTTHQYGDENILIKDQPVDLLYTKIEDNVWIGAKATILGGVEVSTGSIVAAGAVVIKDVPIRAIVGGVPAKIIKYRL, encoded by the coding sequence ATGATTAGAGGAAGAGATAAATTCGAGAAATTTAAGCCTGTTATTGGTATGTTAGTGTATTTTTGTAATTTTTTACCTTGTAGTATTCACCAAAAGTTATTTGAGGTTTTTCGAATGATGAAAGGTAATAAAGGATTACTTATCAGATATATATTTTTAAAAACTATTACGAAAGAATGCGGAGACAATGTCTCTATTCATCCAAATGTATATCTCTATAAGCTTAAAAATTTATCTATTGGTAGTAATGTAAGTATTCATCCAATGTGTTATATCGATTCTACAGGTAGAATCGATATAGGAAACGATGTATCAATTGCTCATGGAGTAACAATTATGTCAACTACCCATCAGTATGGTGATGAAAATATTCTAATTAAAGATCAACCTGTTGATTTACTATATACGAAAATTGAAGATAATGTTTGGATTGGTGCAAAAGCAACTATATTAGGTGGGGTAGAAGTGTCTACAGGAAGCATAGTAGCTGCTGGTGCAGTTGTCATAAAAGATGTTCCCATAAGAGCAATTGTAGGCGGAGTGCCTGCAAAAATAATTAAATACAGATTGTGA
- a CDS encoding SDR family oxidoreductase, translating to MGYANIKFPEGSRFLVTGSAGFIGSNLVEAILKLGYQVRGLDNFSTGKKENVEMFIANSSYEFIEGDIRDLKTCMKACEGIDFVLHQAAWGSVPRSIEMPLFYEEVNIKGTINMMEAARHNGVKKFVYASSSSVYGDEPNLPKQEGREGNVLSPYALTKKVDEEYGKLYTKLYGLDTYGMRYFNVFGRRQDPDGAYAAVIPKFLKQLLNDEQATINGDGKQSRDFTYIENVIEANLKSCLASHESAGQAFNIAFGGREYLIDIYEELCKALGKDIKPIFGPERKGDIKHSNADISLAKELLEYEPEWDFELGIKAAIEWYKVNLG from the coding sequence ATGGGATATGCAAATATTAAGTTTCCAGAAGGCTCTAGATTTTTAGTTACTGGATCAGCTGGTTTTATTGGTTCCAATTTGGTAGAAGCAATTCTTAAACTTGGCTATCAAGTAAGGGGATTGGATAACTTTTCAACTGGAAAAAAAGAAAATGTTGAAATGTTTATTGCAAACTCAAGCTATGAATTTATTGAGGGAGATATTCGTGATCTTAAAACATGTATGAAAGCTTGTGAAGGTATCGATTTTGTATTGCATCAAGCTGCATGGGGCAGTGTGCCAAGAAGTATCGAGATGCCATTATTCTACGAAGAGGTTAATATAAAAGGTACAATAAATATGATGGAAGCAGCTAGACATAATGGTGTGAAGAAATTTGTCTATGCTTCAAGTTCCTCTGTGTACGGAGACGAACCAAACCTTCCCAAACAAGAAGGTAGAGAAGGAAATGTATTGTCACCTTACGCCCTTACTAAAAAGGTGGATGAGGAGTATGGAAAACTATATACGAAACTATATGGCCTTGATACGTACGGTATGCGTTATTTCAATGTATTTGGTAGAAGACAAGATCCTGATGGTGCATATGCAGCGGTTATCCCGAAATTTCTTAAACAATTACTAAATGATGAGCAAGCAACAATTAATGGTGACGGTAAACAAAGTAGGGACTTTACTTATATTGAAAATGTAATTGAAGCGAATTTAAAATCGTGTCTGGCTTCTCATGAATCAGCAGGACAAGCTTTTAATATTGCTTTTGGTGGTAGGGAATATTTGATTGATATTTATGAAGAGTTGTGTAAAGCCTTAGGAAAAGACATCAAACCAATTTTTGGTCCTGAACGGAAAGGTGATATTAAGCATAGTAATGCGGATATAAGTTTAGCAAAGGAATTGCTTGAGTATGAACCAGAATGGGATTTTGAGCTTGGGATTAAAGCCGCAATTGAGTGGTACAAAGTAAATTTAGGGTGA
- a CDS encoding nucleotide sugar dehydrogenase has protein sequence MNLYEKIVSREEKISLIGLGYVGMPIAVAFAKKIDVIGFDVNIEKIVLYKNGIDPTKEVGDEVIKQTTVDFTSDELRLKEAKFHIVAVPTPVREDRTPDLTPIESASRTLGKNLTKGSIVVYESTVYPGVTEEICVPILERESGMKCGVDFKVGYSPERINPGDQEHRLATIIKVVAGMDKETLDIVAKVYELVVDVGVYKAESIKVAEAAKVIENSQRDINIAFMNELSIIFNKMDIDTKAVLEAAGTKWNFLEFSPGLVGGHCIGVDPYYLTYKAEQLGYHSQIILSGRKINDDMGKYVAESTVKKMIKANKQINGSKVAIFGVTFKENCPDVRNTKVVDVIRELEEYGIEVKVVDPVADREDLLREYNIALSEVEDIKDMDAIIFAVPHKEFNNIHLEDVKGMYSTSSNIHSEVMSEVAATSEFEVCSEKNDFVLIDIKGIFNRKEAENVGLTYWRL, from the coding sequence ATGAACTTATATGAAAAGATTGTAAGTAGAGAAGAAAAAATATCATTAATTGGACTAGGTTATGTAGGGATGCCAATAGCGGTGGCTTTCGCTAAGAAAATAGATGTAATTGGATTTGATGTTAATATAGAAAAAATTGTACTTTATAAAAATGGTATAGATCCTACCAAAGAAGTGGGAGATGAAGTCATCAAGCAAACTACTGTAGACTTTACTTCAGATGAATTAAGACTTAAAGAGGCTAAATTCCATATTGTTGCAGTACCAACACCAGTAAGAGAAGATCGTACACCGGACTTAACACCGATTGAATCAGCAAGTAGAACGCTCGGTAAAAACTTAACTAAAGGTTCAATTGTAGTTTATGAATCTACTGTTTATCCAGGTGTCACCGAAGAAATTTGCGTTCCTATTTTGGAAAGAGAATCTGGAATGAAATGTGGTGTAGATTTTAAAGTTGGTTATTCGCCTGAAAGAATTAACCCTGGTGATCAAGAACATAGATTAGCAACGATTATTAAAGTGGTAGCAGGGATGGATAAAGAGACACTTGATATTGTTGCAAAAGTATATGAGTTAGTAGTAGACGTTGGAGTGTATAAAGCTGAAAGTATAAAAGTGGCTGAAGCTGCGAAAGTTATTGAGAATTCTCAACGTGATATTAATATTGCATTTATGAATGAGTTATCTATTATATTTAATAAAATGGATATTGATACTAAAGCAGTACTTGAAGCAGCAGGAACAAAGTGGAATTTCCTTGAATTCTCTCCTGGACTAGTAGGAGGTCACTGCATAGGTGTGGATCCTTACTATCTTACATATAAAGCAGAACAATTAGGGTATCATTCTCAGATTATTCTTTCAGGAAGAAAAATAAATGATGATATGGGTAAATATGTTGCTGAAAGTACTGTAAAAAAAATGATAAAAGCAAACAAACAAATAAATGGTTCTAAAGTAGCCATATTTGGTGTTACTTTTAAAGAAAATTGTCCAGATGTTCGAAATACAAAAGTAGTAGATGTGATTAGAGAATTAGAAGAATACGGAATAGAAGTGAAGGTTGTGGACCCAGTAGCAGATAGAGAAGATCTTTTAAGAGAATATAACATTGCTCTTTCTGAAGTAGAAGATATAAAGGATATGGATGCAATTATTTTTGCAGTACCTCATAAAGAGTTCAATAATATTCATTTAGAAGATGTAAAAGGAATGTATAGTACATCTAGTAATATTCATTCAGAAGTTATGAGTGAAGTAGCAGCGACATCTGAATTTGAAGTATGTAGTGAAAAAAATGATTTTGTATTAATAGACATCAAAGGAATATTTAATCGAAAAGAAGCAGAGAATGTTGGGTTAACATATTGGAGGTTATAA
- a CDS encoding glycosyltransferase family 4 protein, which produces MLVLTNSIKGLYSFRRELIEELIIQKYEVVIAAPEDNKMSYFTQMGCSIVKTSINSRGTNPITDLKLFISYFNLVKNLKPNVVLTYTIKPNVYGGLACRLLRVFYIANITGLGTSIESRGLIQKISLFLYRTGLKKAKCIFFQNEPNKLFFNNNNIVKSKSRLVPGSGVNLTQHSFEEYPEDDRLIKFLFIGRIMKDKGIDELIEAANRVKEKYPNVQFDIVGDREEDYTQLLKELDNNKIIKYHGRQNDVHTFIKKSHATINPSYHEGMSNVLLESAATGRPVLASNIPGCRETFDEETSGFGFEAKNADSLVEAIIKFIELPYDKKKSMGFAGRRKMEKEYNRKIVINAYIDEINNL; this is translated from the coding sequence ATATGAGGTTGTAATTGCAGCACCTGAGGATAATAAAATGTCATATTTTACGCAGATGGGGTGTAGTATTGTAAAAACTTCTATTAACAGTAGGGGGACTAATCCAATAACTGATTTGAAGTTGTTTATTTCGTATTTTAATTTAGTGAAAAATTTAAAACCTAATGTGGTTTTAACCTATACAATTAAACCAAATGTTTATGGCGGTTTGGCATGTAGGCTACTACGCGTATTTTATATAGCAAATATAACAGGGTTAGGTACTTCAATTGAGAGCAGAGGTTTAATACAAAAAATTTCATTATTTTTATACAGAACTGGTTTAAAGAAGGCTAAGTGCATATTTTTTCAGAATGAACCTAATAAACTTTTTTTTAATAACAACAATATTGTAAAGAGTAAATCTAGGTTAGTTCCAGGATCAGGTGTAAACCTGACACAACATTCATTTGAAGAATACCCCGAAGATGATCGGTTGATTAAATTTCTTTTCATTGGACGTATTATGAAGGATAAAGGTATTGATGAATTAATAGAAGCTGCTAATAGAGTTAAAGAAAAATATCCTAATGTTCAATTTGATATAGTCGGAGATAGAGAGGAAGACTATACTCAGCTATTAAAAGAACTAGATAATAACAAAATTATAAAATATCACGGTCGCCAAAATGACGTTCATACTTTTATAAAAAAAAGCCATGCAACAATTAATCCCTCATATCATGAAGGTATGTCTAACGTATTATTAGAATCCGCTGCAACAGGTCGTCCAGTTCTAGCATCTAACATTCCTGGATGTAGAGAAACTTTTGACGAAGAAACCAGTGGATTTGGATTCGAAGCTAAAAATGCTGATAGTTTAGTTGAAGCAATCATAAAATTCATTGAGTTACCTTACGATAAAAAGAAAAGTATGGGCTTTGCTGGACGTAGAAAGATGGAAAAAGAATATAATCGAAAAATAGTCATCAATGCTTACATTGATGAAATTAACAATTTATAG